A single Aspergillus puulaauensis MK2 DNA, chromosome 7, nearly complete sequence DNA region contains:
- a CDS encoding uncharacterized protein (COG:I;~EggNog:ENOG410PVDS;~InterPro:IPR006176,IPR006108,IPR036291,IPR008927, IPR013328;~PFAM:PF02737,PF00725;~go_function: GO:0003857 - 3-hydroxyacyl-CoA dehydrogenase activity [Evidence IEA];~go_function: GO:0016491 - oxidoreductase activity [Evidence IEA];~go_process: GO:0006631 - fatty acid metabolic process [Evidence IEA];~go_process: GO:0055114 - oxidation-reduction process [Evidence IEA]): protein MASLPIRTIGVIGTGVIGSSWTALFLSKGLRVIVSDPAPGADTKLRDYLHKNCSSVPDARSTVEACLQNYKFVKDIGPHLGDVDLIQENGPERLDFKRRLFAQLDAQTPSHVLIASSSSGLPSSQFITECKNNPARILIGHPFNPPHLVPLVEIVPHPGTSEKYVNKARDFYSSLNKDPVVVKQETPGFIANRLQAAVCAEAYSLISRGVVSAEDLDKAMTSGLGLRWALSGPIITNTLGGGGSFSHFVDHLGPALKTWLDDMEQHKFELDSKEKTDALKENVNEWVSHVDLQKAEKERDEFLGRLVREKLNKRTEQEN, encoded by the exons ATGGCTTCTTTACCCATCAGAACTATCGGCGTCATCGGCACTGGTGTCATCGGCTCCAGCTGGACAGCTCTCTTCCTATCCAAGGGCCTCCGAGTGATCGTATCAGACCCAGCACCAGGCGCCGACACAAAGCTCCGCGACTATCTGCACAAGAACTGCTCGTCTGTTCCAGACGCCCGATCAACAGTCGAGGCTTGTCTGCAGAACTACAAATTCGTTAAAGACATCGGCCCGCATCTCGGCGATGTCGACCTGATCCAAGAA AACGGCCCTGAGCGACTCGACTTCAAACGCCGTCTCTTCGCACAACTCGATGCCCAAACTCCCTCACACGTTCTCatcgcctcctcgtcctccggCCTTCCCTCATCCCAATTCATCACAGAATGCAAGAACAATCCAGCTCGCATTCTGATCGGACACCCGTTCAACCCCCCACATCTGGTCCCACTGGTTGAGATCGTGCCCCATCCAGGCACCAGCGAAAAATACGTGAACAAGGCGCGCGATTTCTACTCCAGCCTCAACAAGGACCCTGTTGTTGTCAAGCAGGAGACGCCCGGGTTTATTGCCAACCGTCTGCAGGCGGCGGTTTGCGCGGAGGCATACAGTCTTATATCCCGTGGTGTGGTATCGGCTGAGGATCTCG ATAAGGCAATGACATCTGGTCTCGGGCTCCGCTGGGCGCTGTCCGGGCCGATCATCACGAATACGctcggaggaggaggcagcTTCTCTCATTTCGTGGACCACCTCGGCCCAGCGTTGAAGACGTGGCTGGATGATATGGAGCAGCATAAGTTTGAGCTGGACTCGAAGGAGAAGACGGATGCGCTGAAGGAGAATGTCAACGAGTGGGTGTCACATGTGGATTTGCAAAAGGCCGAGAAGGAGCGCGATGAGTTCCTGGGCCGTTTGGTGAGAGAGAAGCTGAACAAGAGAACTGAACAAGAGAACTGA
- a CDS encoding uncharacterized protein (TransMembrane:3 (o95-113i125-146o152-174i)) produces the protein MTEKSKKLPSPSAPAEEVREYITQLLVTRYSTPVDIAEKHASKWEIGTFSQLSNASPRSLSDIFNTNVGLCLGNALQDDMRDYLDEQPSVIVAKYALWASVVILASVLLLALASSQGFPFAQGRASWAVSPFPWYFFSFSTGYYAYKHKLRDTSIAFCIVGAYFALIIGFCASLR, from the exons ATGACGGAGAAATCAAAGAAGCTTCCCTCGCCCTCTGCACCCGCCGAGGAAGTGCGCGAGTATATCACCCAACTCCTCGTCACAAGATACAGCACCCCCGTCGACATCGCCGAGAAGCACGCCAGTAAATGGGAGATTGGCACATTCTCGCAACTGAGCAACGCGTCGCCGCGGAGCCTGTCGGatatcttcaacaccaatgTCGGTCTATGTCTGGGCAACGCACTCCAGGATGATATGCGCGACTATCTGGATGAGCAGCCGTCGGTGATTGTTGCCAAGT ATGCTCTCTGGGCCTCTGTTGTGATCCTAGCATCCGTTCTGCTCCTCGCGCTTGCTTCGTCGCAGGGATTCCCATTTGCGCAGG GTCGGGCTTCGTGGGCAGTGTCTCCATTCCCTTGGTACTTCTTTAGTTTCTCCACGGGCTACTATGCCTACAAGCACAAGTTGAGGGATACCAGTATCGCATTCTGCATTGTTGGTGCTTATTTCGCACTCATTATTGGATTTTGCGCTTCCCTTAGATGA
- a CDS encoding arginase family protein (COG:E;~EggNog:ENOG410PJXM;~InterPro:IPR023696,IPR006035;~PFAM:PF00491;~go_function: GO:0046872 - metal ion binding [Evidence IEA]) produces MPAKAIRIIFSPYHVGLRDHRVGNGPHRIRASGLEQQLHNLGISTDLVTIAPVDDHEGEIGRSFEIMRRISTAVRESVAANRFPLTLSGNCMSSAAVACGLDDHDKRDLSFVYFDAHDDLDSPDVNENGYFDAMGLSMLRGESWKTLMRTVPGFDGGFEFNRRFLYCGLRDQSSVQRQRVINAGMQAIWGSTEGAKVDFVRELKTRLAQQSYSPALVHLDLDVLDDSYGKVNSYPSPGGLFEDELVECMGLVPRMAGPKSLTVCSFDPDAGDGDRIAGIAVRAITTFVKRLLDTGVLCIS; encoded by the coding sequence ATGCCTGCCAAAGCCATCcgcatcatcttctcgcccTACCACGTCGGCCTGCGCGACCACCGCGTCGGCAATGGACCACATCGCATCCGCGCATCCGGCCTCGAACAACAACTCCACAACCTCGGAATCTCAACAGACCTAGTCACCATCGCGCCCGTAGACGACCACGAGGGCGAAATCGGGCGCAGCTTCGAGATCATGCGGCGCATCTCCACGGCCGTCCGGGAATCCGTCGCCGCAAACCGCTTCCCGCTGACCCTATCTGGGAACTGCATGTCCAGTGCGGCGGTGGCGTGCGGGCTAGACGATCACGATAAAAGGGATTTGTCGTTTGTATACTTCGACGCCCATGATGACCTGGATTCCCCGGACGTGAACGAGAACGGGTACTTCGATGCGATGGGGTTGTCGATGTTGCGCGGGGAAAGCTGGAAGACCCTTATGCGGACTGTGCCGGGCTTTGACGGGGGCTTTGAGTTCAACCGCCGGTTCCTGTACTGTGGGTTGCGGGACCAGTCGAGTGTGCAGAGGCAAAGGGTGATTAATGCTGGGATGCAAGCTATCTGGGGGAGCACCGAGGGCGCAAAGGTTGACTTCGTGCGTGAGCTGAAGACAAGGCTGGCACAGCAGTCTTACAGTCCGGCTCTGGTGCATTTGGACCTTGACGTCCTGGATGACTCCTACGGGAAGGTTAATAGCTATCCGTCCCCTGGGGGCTTAtttgaggatgagctggttGAGTGCATGGGGCTTGTTCCGAGGATGGCGGGCCCAAAGTCATTGACGGTGTGTTCTTTTGATCCTGATGCCGGCGATGGGGATAGGATTGCTGGTATTGCAGTGCGTGCTATTACAACCTTTGTCAAGAGACTTCTAGATACCGGGGTATTGTGTATATCCTAG
- a CDS encoding uncharacterized protein (COG:I;~EggNog:ENOG410PIM1;~InterPro:IPR006091,IPR009075,IPR041504,IPR009100, IPR036250;~PFAM:PF02770,PF18158,PF00441;~go_function: GO:0016627 - oxidoreductase activity, acting on the CH-CH group of donors [Evidence IEA];~go_process: GO:0055114 - oxidation-reduction process [Evidence IEA]) — protein sequence MSPKHTTNTPTPATANTGHITKPAPLQNSYTSDPSLRRILEWYLPSKHLSTLEPQLVRLGGEAVSEQIREWSADAEKNQPYVKGHNVWGERYDVDKLVTSEGWKRLGKWGGGHGVVALGYEPTYGRERRLAQYAVNYLYSPSSGLASCPISMTDGAALILTQEIARKKLPPSHPFQKTLAHLLSRGDDLWTSGQWMTERAGGSDVQNTETWAFHSPLTLDTDTTAAVTPNDVDGGEYLIRGFKFFSSATDANVSLLLAKTSTSGKLSTFLAPLRTTRKDDQGGGIKEVTNGVRIHRLKNKLGTKELPTAELELHDMRAHIVGDLDKGVQTIAPLLNITRAHTFIGSLGGWRRAISIAKGFSRARTTVGEPLWLIPMHLRLTADMEGRHRAAMEVGFFTVAVMGVVENGGVAGTSGAGSKLEHLPKPGNEATVVFRCLTALAKAVVSKMTIIGIQECQEAMGGVGYMDEADEPEFNISRILRNSLVNSIWEGTTNVLASEFVRVLVRGDNFSVFAGWVERVLGLLGAGELRDALTEAWGVFKGKVQSMQESMLLADGRRAMFSFAWILNGLLLVLDAQRDGDAVTNEIAQRWVLQGELGVGDTAWRDVVYPRKTNEVSEETVRWDCRIAWGEELPAVASGHRSMKL from the exons ATGTCGCCAAAACATACTACTAATACACCAACGCCCGCCACTGCAAACACGGGACACATCACCAAGCCCGCCCCGCTGCAGAATAGCTATACCTCCGACCCCAGTCTGCGCAGGATTCTAGAGT GGTATCTCCCTTCCAAGCACCTAAGCACGCTCGAACCCCAGCTCGTCCGGCTCGGTGGCGAGGCCGTCTCTGAGCAGATCCGCGAGTGGAGCGCCGACGCCGAAAAGAACCAGCCGTACGTTAAGGGCCATAATGTTTGGGGGGAGCGATATGATGTGGATAAATTGGTTACGAGTgaggggtggaagaggctAGGGAAATGGGGTGGTGGACACGG TGTTGTCGCGCTGGGATATGAACCTACGTACGGTCGCGAGAGAAGACTTGCGCAGTACGCAGT CAACTACCTATACTCGCCCTCCTCCGGCCTCGCCTCGTGCCCGATCAGCATGACCGACGGCGCCGCCCTAATCCTCACGCAGGAGATAGCAAGGAAGAAACTCCCTCCGTCCCATCCATTCCAGAAGACATTAGCCCACCTTCTCTCCCGCGGCGACGACCTCTGGACCTCCGGACAGTGGATGACGGAGCGTGCCGGTGGAAGCGATGTCCAGAATACAGAGACATGGGCATTCCACTCTCCGCTTACACTGGACACAGacacaacagcagcagtgACGCCCAACGATGTCGATGGTGGCGAATATCTTATCCGCGGgttcaagttcttctcgTCAGCAACAGACGCGAATGTCTCTCTTTTGCTCGCAAAGACAAGCACATCAGGGAAGTTAAGCACATTCCTGGCACCACTCCGAACCACCCGGAAAGACGACCAAGGAGGTGGTATCAAGGAAGTAACAAACGGCGTCCGCATCCACAGACTCAAAAACAAACTCGGCACGAAAGAGCTCCCCACCGCGGAACTCGAACTTCATGACATGCGCGCCCACATTGTCGGCGACCTCGACAAGGGCGTGCAGACTATTGCACCTTTATTGAATATCACGCGCGCCCATACATTCATCGGCTCGCTAGGCGGGTGGCGACGGGCGATTAGCATCGCAAAGGGCTTTTCGAGGGCGCGCACAACGGTCGGAGAGCCACTGTGGCTTATCCCTATGCACTTGAGACTTACTGCGGATATGGAGGGGCGACATCGGGCAGCGATGGAGGTCGGGTTTTTCACGGTCGCTGTGATGGGTGTTGTTGAGAATGGGGGCGTTGCTGGTACTTCTGGCGCTGGGTCGAAGTTGGAGCATCTCCCCAAGCCTGGGAACGAGGCGACTGTTGTTTTCCGGTGCTTGACGGCCCTGGCGAAGGCTGTTGTGAGTAAGATGACGATTATTGGCATCCAGGAGTGTCAGGAGGCGATGGGGGGTGTCGGGTATATGGATGAGGCGGACGAGCCGGAGTTTAATATCTCGCGGATTCTGAGGAACAGTCTTGTCAATTCGATCTGGGAGGGGACGACGAATGTGCTTGCGAGTGAGTTTGTCAGGGTTCTGGTGAGAGGGGATAATTTCTCTGTCTTTGCTGGGTGGGTTGAGCGTGTGCTGGGGTTGCTAGGGGCTGGTGAACTCAGGGATGCTCTAACTGAAGCCTGGGGGGTGTTTAAGGGGAAGGTTCAGTCGATGCAGGAGTCGATGCTTCTGGCTGATGGACGACGAGCGATGTTTAGCTTTGCGTGGATCTTGAAtgggctgttgttggtgttggatgcGCagagggatggggatgctgTTACCAACGAGATTGCGCAGAGGTGGGTGCTGCAGGGGGAGCTTGGGGTTGGGGATACAGCCTGGAGAGATGTTGTTTACCCTCGCAAGACCAACGAAGTGTCTGAAGAGACAGTCCGGTGGGATTGTCGCATTGCCTGGGGAGAGGAGCTCCCTGCAGTGGCATCAGGGCACCGTTCGATGAAGCTCTAA
- a CDS encoding RHO alpha subunit C-terminal catalytic domain-containing protein (COG:P;~EggNog:ENOG410Q07G), producing MLPVTATTSKIENEVYRHSSATDEEFNGILAFYRQVLTEDRELCEGVQWSLRTGIFMNGELHPDKEKGPIRFQDTLSKMVMEHQQKEASAGAEIWPAVPKIVGGAMTGKLGEEVRFCSQLDRESCGRREELSW from the coding sequence ATGCTCCCTGTGACAGCTACCACAAGCAAGATCGAAAACGAAGTCTACAGACACAGCTCTGCGACGGACGAGGAATTCAACGGGATCCTCGCATTCTACCGGCAGGTTCTGACTGAAGACCGAGAGCTCTGTGAGGGTGTTCAGTGGAGTCTTCGGACGGGTATCTTTATGAACGGCGAGCTGCACCCTGATAAGGAGAAAGGACCGATTCGGTTCCAGGATACTTTGAGCAAGATGGTTATGGAGcatcagcagaaggaggCGAGTGCCGGGGCAGAGATTTGGCCGGCTGTGCCGAAGATTGTTGGAGGCGCGATGACGGGGAAGTTGGGTGAGGAGGTGAGGTTTTGTTCTCAGTTGGACAGAGAGAGTTgcgggaggagggaggagttGAGTTGGTGA
- a CDS encoding uncharacterized protein (COG:P;~EggNog:ENOG410Q07G;~InterPro:IPR036922,IPR017941,IPR015879,IPR001663;~PFAM:PF00355;~go_function: GO:0005506 - iron ion binding [Evidence IEA];~go_function: GO:0051537 - 2 iron, 2 sulfur cluster binding [Evidence IEA];~go_process: GO:0044237 - cellular metabolic process [Evidence IEA];~go_process: GO:0055114 - oxidation-reduction process [Evidence IEA]): MWQLLGWTSKTDTEPPRSLPASWYRSEAMYQLERRAIFSKRWMLLTHSTRFSKAGDYLSFTIADFSFFLVRDRDGAINGFHNICRHRAYPVVPNREGTTSILSCKYHGWSYGLKGNLSKAPRFETVPDFDKSQHSLLPVHVHIDHVGFVWVNLQAGDPDVKWKDEFQTVDSEPRMQGFDFSSGGYKFDHTWEMDVDSNWKLQIENYNECYHCATSHPLIKGVTDIPRYRVEPSSNARYMEHHIINKGATDQQFQRAITYFFPTTSVTVTYVP, encoded by the coding sequence ATGTGGCAACTTCTCGGCTGGACCTCCAAGACGGACACAGAGCCCCCTCGCAGCCTGCCAGCGTCATGGTACCGCTCCGAAGCCATGTACCAGCTCGAGCGTCgtgccatcttctccaagcGCTGGATGCTGCTCACCCATTCCACCCGCTTCTCCAAAGCAGGCGACTACCTCTCcttcaccatcgccgacttctccttcttcctcgtccgcGACCGCGACGGCGCCATCAACGGCTTCCACAACATCTGCCGCCACCGCGCATACCCCGTCGTGCCCAACCGCGAGGGAACCACCTCAATCCTCTCCTGCAAATACCACGGATGGTCCTACGGCCTCAAGGGGAACCTCTCCAAAGCGCCCCGCTTCGAAACGGTCCCCGACTTCGATAAATCCCAgcactccctcctccctgtCCATGTCCACATCGACCACGTTGGCTTCGTCTGGGTGAATCTCCAAGCCGGGGACCCAGACGTGAAATGGAAAGACGAGTTCCAGACGGTGGACAGCGAACCGCGAATGCAGGGGTTCGACTTCTCGTCCGGCGGCTACAAATTCGACCACACCTGGGAAATGGATGTGGATTCGAACTGGAAGCTCCAAATTGAGAATTATAATGAGTGCTACCATTGCGCTACCAGTCATCCGCTTATCAAGGGCGTCACTGATATCCCGCGGTACCGAGTCGAGCCGAGTTCTAACGCGAGATATATGGAGCATCATATTATCAACAAGGGTGCTACGGATCAGCAGTTCCAGCGCGCGATTACGTATTTCTTTCCGACGACTTCTGTGACTGTTACGTATGTGCCTTGA
- a CDS encoding uncharacterized protein (COG:E;~EggNog:ENOG410PPHF;~InterPro:IPR004841;~PFAM:PF13520;~TransMembrane:12 (i65-82o94-118i139-161o181-202i214-236o256-282i322-344o387-407i442-459o479-499i540-562o568-587i);~go_component: GO:0016020 - membrane [Evidence IEA];~go_process: GO:0055085 - transmembrane transport [Evidence IEA]), whose product MSEPLELPDWVPDWLPDPRPIVDRTPSSQPSRDHDNIEQFNIKAAKTLYVTPSANRTVNRKLKGIHIFMITVNGTLGTGLYWRGGQILELAGPLAALLSFLLVGLLSWAVMQCITELLCIWPIPGALSVYVTEFVDPELGIAVGIAYWFTYSVSFGALIATLAAEVDFWTGANGSQVIDGLVIYTIVPAILVLINSAGIEIYGPLEVVFGILKITCLAVIVVALIAVNAGAGSQGYLGVDNWSMPKTFDHKAAGSWGIAFLMCLSIATFAYVGVEIVAASALESAPYSYRARRRSNARAESDLSRRSTDTLIGNTVKFSSMYISLLATISYSLCGLLISFDIHWQHCGLPRLSWTEKPGDEQQCDPFTTSAFVAIAGESKIPYLDNVFNAFLVFTCVTCAGTNLYVASRTLFGLTSRLDGGKGQPWHLRLLAWIGRTNSRKVPFRAMVLSAAAFFWVPFLQLRGGTSTATPIGMFVEILAQMGSVPVVIVWACEVLAFIRYYHCIRQHQSVLKAQGIPLVRRFCETEYNDYIYRSPLQPALAYVALVGCLFILIVANGASLWGQFYTFPFLSSYLVVLVFIGVWILLKAVRGGRWAFVDLSNPDKVVRKIRNLHDIRLAAT is encoded by the exons ATGTCGGAGCCACTGGAGCTGCCGGACTGGGTTCCCGACTGGCTCCCAGATCCAAGACCCATTGTGGATAGA ACGCCCTCAAGCCAGCCATCTCGAGACCATGACAATATCGAGCAGTTCAATATCAAGGCGGCAAAGACGTTGTATGTGACCCCGAGTGCCAATCGAACGGTCAACAGGAAACTGAAAGGAATTCATATTTTT ATGATTACAGTCAACGGGACCCTTGGAACAGGCCTTTATTGGCGGGGTGGGCAGATATTGGAACTCGCGGGTCCCCTCGCAGCGCTACTGTCTTTCCTACTCGTCGGGCTTTTGTCTTGGGCTGTTATGCAATGCATTACCGAATTGCTATGCATATGGCCAATTCCCGGTGCGCTTTCGGTTTATGTTACCGAGTTTGTGGATCCTGAACTTGGAATCGCCGTCGGCATTGCCTATTG GTTCACCTATTCAGTCAGCTTTGGGGCCCTTATAGCCACCCTCGCCGCGGAAGTGGACTTTTGGACCGGTGCCAATGGCAGCCAGGTCATTGATGGGTTAGTTATCTATACTATAGTTCCAGCTATTTTGGTGTTGATAAACTCGGCCGGGATTGAG ATTTACGGACCACTTGAGGTGGTCTTTGGCATTCTCAAAATAACATGTCTTGCggttattgttgttgctcTAATCGCAGTTAATGCTGGAG CTGGCAGTCAGGGATACCTGGGGGTGGATA ACTGGTCGATGCCGAAGACATTCGACCATAAAGCCGCCGGTAGCTGGGGAATTGCCTTTCT AATGTGTCTATCGATCGCGACGTTCGCATATGTAGGGGTTGAGATCGTAGCGGCCTCAGCCCTGGAGTCTGCTCCTTACTCATACCGTGCCCGAAGGAGAAGCAACGCTAGGGCGGAATCTGACCTTTCACGCCGTTCCACTGACACACTTATTGGAAATACTGTCAAGTTTTCGTCGATGTACATCTCTCTTCTAGCGACCATCTCCTATTCACTTTGCGGTCTACTTATCTCCTTCGATATCCATTGGCAGCACTGTGGGCTTCCACGGCTCAGCTGGACCGAGAAACCTGGCGATGAACAGCAGTGTGACCCGTTCACCACCTCTGCATTTGTAGCGATCGCAGGGGAATCTAAAATCCCGTATCTAGACAACGTATTCAACGCTTTTTTGGTGTTCACCTGTGTGACCTGCGCTGGGACAAACCTCTACGTCGCCTCGAGGACACTATTTGGCTTGACGAGTCGGTTAGATGGTGGGAAGGGGCAACCCTGGCATCTCCGGCTTCTGGCCTGGATTGGCCGTACCAATTCCCGCAAAGTTCCTTTCCGAGCCATGGTCCTTAGTGCTGCTGCCTTCTTTTGGGTTCCGTTTCTCCAACTGCGTGGCGGCACTAGCACCGCGACTCCGATAGGAATGTTCGTCGAGATTCTTGCCCAGATGGGCAGTGTACCGGTTGTCATAGTGTGGGCGTGCGAGGTCCTTGCTTTCATTCGATATTACCACTGCATCAGACAGCATCAATCCGTCCTGAAGGCGCAGGGGATCCCCCTTGTCCGTCGCTTTTGTGAGACGGAGTATAACGATTACATATATCGCAGCCCTTTGCAGCCAGCACTCGCCTATGTTGCCTTGGTCGGCTGTTTGTTCATCCTAATAGTTGCCAACGGGGCTTCTCTTTGGGGACAATTCTACACATTCCCGTTTCTCTCTTCATACCTTGTC GTTTTGGTATTCATCGGAGTCTGGATACTCTTAAAGGCTGTCAGAGGTGGGAGGTGGGCGTTTGTTGATCTTTCGAATCCAGACAAGGTGGTGCGGAAGATTCGCAACTTGCACGATATCCGGTTGGCGGCGACATAG